From Medicago truncatula cultivar Jemalong A17 chromosome 7, MtrunA17r5.0-ANR, whole genome shotgun sequence, a single genomic window includes:
- the LOC11407023 gene encoding uncharacterized protein — protein sequence MMASQTLKEKFVELQSKQTPQNSRPKIQRVPYYRRRMSNLGKHYTPKLLSIGPIHHDRSDLKLGEKYKLKWAAEYIENTALNPEELHQKIADNIDELKGRFSDDVLTLTGKSLEGFHSLEEKLSWMLFVDGCSLLYLLEKGHMKIKVGQLVLVMMDVLLLENQLPYEVLKLLWKNNESELIKCMMSFPNYLRNIPGESQSDNNMEGEGEHSVSIITNESQSETPTHLLDLQHKVILTTSKSKGKILKWTSLKKNEFKPITYRGIEDLRAVGIRLKTSATRRPTDVDFTAGWFTAKLTIPVIYVNNLAASNLLNLIAYEMCPDFDNDCGICSYVALMDSLIDHPEDVKVLRSKGILCTVWSDEEVASLFNIIGTDLVINIFNYFEVQVKLSDHYFNKYKSWIALGFRTYFNNPWTVIAFLAAFTALALTFIQTWFTVHPASK from the exons ATGATGGCATCCCAAactcttaaagaaaaatttgtgGAGCTACAATCAAAGCAAACACCCCAAAATTCACGACCCAAGATACAAAGGGTGCCATATTACCGCAGAAGGATGTCAAATTTGGGGAAGCACTACACACCCAAGTTGTTGTCAATAGGTCCTATCCATCATGACAGATCAGATCTGAAGTTAGGAGAGAAGTACAAGCTTAAGTGGGCAGCAGAATACATAGAAAACACCGCACTTAATCCAGAGGAACTACACCAAAAGATTGCTGATAACATCGATGAACTGAAGGGTCGTTTTAGCGATGATGTTTTAACTTTAACTGGAAAGTCTCTTGAAGGCTTTCATAGCCTTGAAGAAAAGTTGTCGTGGATGTTGTTCGTGGATGGATGCTCTTTGCTTTATCTCTTGGAGAAAGGGCACATGAAGATTAAGGTTGGTCAACTGGTTCTTGTGATGATGGATGTGCTTTTGTTGGAGAATCAACTTCCTTACGAAGTACTCAAGCTATTGTGGAAAAATAACGAGAGTGAATTGATAAAATGCATGATGAGTTTTCCCAACTATCTTCGGAACATACCAGGTGAGTCACAGTCAGATAACAACatggaaggagaaggagaacaTAGTGTATCAATAATAACAAATGAGTCACAGTCAGAGACACCCACTCATCTTCTAGATCTTCAGCATAAAGTCATCCTCACTACATCCAAGTCCAAG GGTAAGATCCTAAAATGGACCAGTCTGAAGAAGAATGAGTTCAAACCGATTACATACAGGGGCATAGAAGATCTAAGAGCAGTAGGAATAAGACTTAAGACAAGCGCAACAAGGAGGCCAACAGACGTAGATTTCACTGCAGGATGGTTTACTGCAAAACTGACTATTCCTGTAATCTATGTGAACAACCTTGCAGCCTCTAATTTACTCAACCTGATAGCATATGAGATGTGTCCAGATTTTGACAACGACTGTGGGATCTGTTCTTATGTAGCTTTGATGGACTCACTCATCGACCATCCGGAAGATGTGAAGGTATTGAGATCAAAAGGGATTTTGTGCACGGTTTGGAGTGATGAGGAAGTTGCCAGTCTTTTCAATATCATAGGTACTGACTTGGTAATTAACATATTCAACTATTTTGAAGTCCAAGTGAAATTAAGTGACCATTACTTTAATAAATACAAGAGTTGGATAGCGCTGGGTTTTCGCACTTACTTCAACAATCCTTGGACCGTTATTGCCTTCCTTGCTGCATTTACTGCCCTTGCTCTTACTTTCATTCAGACATGGTTTACGGTTCACCCGGCTAGCAAATAA